From Peromyscus maniculatus bairdii isolate BWxNUB_F1_BW_parent chromosome 8, HU_Pman_BW_mat_3.1, whole genome shotgun sequence, a single genomic window includes:
- the Tp53i13 gene encoding tumor protein p53-inducible protein 13 isoform X3, translated as MAWVEPAWAAHWLKRRRRRRKQRKGVWFLSDTLSGPTPMMPAPSRGKLCGRRRCVQAPTLAFALRSWRPPGVEVTSRGPRWRSLSVVKRRGLRAVLGLQTTPSGLRVPLASAESPKTQQPLLGTSSVAPVSLLTGGPGGDDRSRTEAQVPSGHGNPGGCACPGQASPAPRAAAPPRVVRGPTPRTEEAAWAAMALTFLLVLLTLATLCTRLHRNFRRSESIYWGPTADSQDTVAAVLKRRLPLPSRRIKRSRRRPLLPPTPDSGPDSESSD; from the exons ATGGCCTGGGtcgagccagcctgggctgcccacTGGTTaaagaggcggcggcggcggcggaagCAGAGAAAGGGTGTGTGGTTTCTCTCTGACACTCTTTCTGGGCCCACTCCCATGATGCCAGCCCCCAGCAGAGGGAAGCTGTGTGGGAGACGACGGTGTGTACAG GCTCCGACTCTGGCCTTTGCTCTGAGGAGCTGGCGGCCACCTGGTGTAGAGGTGACATCTAGAGGACCCAGGTGGCGCTCTCTCAGTGTTGTCAAGAGAAGGGGGCTTCGGGCTGTCCTTGGTCTCCAGACTACGCCCTCAGGCCTGAGGGTTCCCTTGGCCTCGGCAGAGAGTCCGAAGACCCAGCAGCCCCTTTTGGGAACCTCATCTGTGGCCCCCGTCTCCTTACTGACTGGGGGACCTGGAGGCGATGACAGGTCCAGGACAGAGGCTCAGGTGCCCAGTGGGCATGGCAATCCAGGGGGTTGTGCCTGCCCAGGTCAGGCCTCCCCAGCTCCTCGAGCCGCAGCGCCTCCCCGGGTAGTCCGAGGTCCCACTCCACGCACTGAAGAGGCTGCTTGGGCTGCCATGGCCCTGACCTTCCTGCTGGTCCTGCTCACCCTGGCCACGCTCTGCACGCGTTTGCACCGGAACTTCCGCAGGAGCGAGAGCATCTACTGGGGGCCCACAGCTGACAGCCAGGACACGGTAGCTG CTGTGCTGAAGCGGAGGCTGCCCTTGCCCTCGCGCCGGATCAAGCGGTCTCGCCGACGGCCCCTGCTCCCGCCCACACCGGATAGTGGCCCTGACTCGGAGAGCTCGGACTGA